The Neodiprion fabricii isolate iyNeoFabr1 chromosome 4, iyNeoFabr1.1, whole genome shotgun sequence genome window below encodes:
- the LOC124181345 gene encoding homeobox protein PKNOX2-like isoform X1: MQEGSTAVALAMVTPGYDQDPASGVADYTTHQDQAQFEADKRAVYKHPLFPLLALLFERCEQATQSSDNSTSESFNMDIQAFVQHQERDRKPFLINDPEIDGLMIKAIQVLRIHLLELEKVQELCKDFCNRYITCLKGKMQSENLLRSDYSHQGHDMGPSSGSNGSSPLQVLSSTGNDVESGANGLGVSGGDPLLESSAGILAIHGERGNDRPSSTRSSSATQHSNRSSSQDNDDPPSPSMVHGSTPLSQIGAHPNASANDMYLGQDITVAGSPSPAPSEDEDEGCGTTTSGHSGGHSSARKGRQKRGVLPKQATSIMRSWLFQHLVHPYPTEDEKRQIASQTNLTLLQVNNWFINARRRILQPMLDGAGAEAIPRAGKRHKVAKHVAQQQQPQSQQQQSGWQSEDSGSDSGTSDGEIDVDRTKDGNDSDEDDLH, from the exons ATGCAAGAAGGTAGCACCGCAGTGGCGCTAGCAATGGTCACCCCTGGCTACGATCAGGACCCTGCAAGCGGGGTAGCTGACTATACGACACATCAAGACCAAGCTCAGTTTGAGGCAGACAAAAGGGCTGTCTATAAACATCCTCTATTCCCGTTATTAGCGTTACTCTTTGAAAGATGCGAGCAAGCAACGCAAAGCTCGGACAATTCAACATCGGAAAGTTTCAACATGGACATTCAGGCGTTTGTCCAACATCAAGAAAGAGACCGAAAACCATTCCTAATCAATGACCCAGAGATTGATGGTCTG ATGATCAAGGCCATACAGGTGCTACGAATTCATCTTCTAGAATTGGAAAAAGTTCAGGAACTCTGCAAAGACTTTTGCAACAGGTACATAACGTGTCTAAAGGGCAAAATGCAGAGCGAGAATCTACTTCGCAGCGACTACAGTCATCAGGGACACGATATGGGCCCTTCGAGTGGCAGCAACGGAAGCAGCCCTCTACAG GTGCTGTCATCTACAGGCAATGATGTTGAGTCGGGAGCTAACGGACTCGGAGTGAGCGGGGGGGATCCACTGTTGGAGAGTAGCGCGGGTATTTTGGCGATTCACGGAGAGAGGGGTAACGACCGTCCCTCTTCCACGCGATCGTCATCCGCCACTCAACACTCAAACAGATCTAGCAGCCAAGACAACGATGATCCACCCTCGCCATCAATGGTCCATGGTAGCACTCCCCTTTCACAGATCGGGGCTCACCCTAATGCATCTGCAAATGACATGTATCTCGGTCAAG ATATTACTGTTGCAGGCTCCCCATCTCCAGCACCGAGtgaagacgaagacgaaggtTGTGGTACAACAACTTCCGGTCATAGTGGCGGTCACAGTAGCGCTAGGAAGGGAAGACAAAAACGAGGAGTCCTCCCTAAACAAGCCACCAGTATTATGCGGTCTTGGCTTTTCCAACACTTGGTT caTCCATATCCAACGGAAGATGAAAAACGACAAATTGCAAGCCAAACGAACCTAACGCTTCTTCAAGTTAATAACTGGTTCATTAATGCCAGGCGACGAATTTTACAACCGATGTTAGATGGTGCAGGAGCAGAGGCGATACCTCGTGCTGGCAAGCGACATAAAGTTGCTAAGCACGTCGCACAGCAACAGCAACCACAAAGCCAACAACAACAGTCAGGCTGGCAGTCGGAAGATTCAGGGAGTGATTCAGGTACCAGCGATGGCGAAATTGATGTCGATAGAACTAAGGATGGCAATGATAGCGACGAAGACGATCTTCACTGA
- the LOC124181345 gene encoding homeobox protein PKNOX1-like isoform X2: MQEGSTAVALAMVTPGYDQDPASGVADYTTHQDQAQFEADKRAVYKHPLFPLLALLFERCEQATQSSDNSTSESFNMDIQAFVQHQERDRKPFLINDPEIDGLMIKAIQVLRIHLLELEKVQELCKDFCNRYITCLKGKMQSENLLRSDYSHQGHDMGPSSGSNGSSPLQVLSSTGNDVESGANGLGVSGGDPLLESSAGILAIHGERGNDRPSSTRSSSATQHSNRSSSQDNDDPPSPSMVHGSTPLSQIGAHPNASANDMYLGQGSPSPAPSEDEDEGCGTTTSGHSGGHSSARKGRQKRGVLPKQATSIMRSWLFQHLVHPYPTEDEKRQIASQTNLTLLQVNNWFINARRRILQPMLDGAGAEAIPRAGKRHKVAKHVAQQQQPQSQQQQSGWQSEDSGSDSGTSDGEIDVDRTKDGNDSDEDDLH, encoded by the exons ATGCAAGAAGGTAGCACCGCAGTGGCGCTAGCAATGGTCACCCCTGGCTACGATCAGGACCCTGCAAGCGGGGTAGCTGACTATACGACACATCAAGACCAAGCTCAGTTTGAGGCAGACAAAAGGGCTGTCTATAAACATCCTCTATTCCCGTTATTAGCGTTACTCTTTGAAAGATGCGAGCAAGCAACGCAAAGCTCGGACAATTCAACATCGGAAAGTTTCAACATGGACATTCAGGCGTTTGTCCAACATCAAGAAAGAGACCGAAAACCATTCCTAATCAATGACCCAGAGATTGATGGTCTG ATGATCAAGGCCATACAGGTGCTACGAATTCATCTTCTAGAATTGGAAAAAGTTCAGGAACTCTGCAAAGACTTTTGCAACAGGTACATAACGTGTCTAAAGGGCAAAATGCAGAGCGAGAATCTACTTCGCAGCGACTACAGTCATCAGGGACACGATATGGGCCCTTCGAGTGGCAGCAACGGAAGCAGCCCTCTACAG GTGCTGTCATCTACAGGCAATGATGTTGAGTCGGGAGCTAACGGACTCGGAGTGAGCGGGGGGGATCCACTGTTGGAGAGTAGCGCGGGTATTTTGGCGATTCACGGAGAGAGGGGTAACGACCGTCCCTCTTCCACGCGATCGTCATCCGCCACTCAACACTCAAACAGATCTAGCAGCCAAGACAACGATGATCCACCCTCGCCATCAATGGTCCATGGTAGCACTCCCCTTTCACAGATCGGGGCTCACCCTAATGCATCTGCAAATGACATGTATCTCGGTCAAG GCTCCCCATCTCCAGCACCGAGtgaagacgaagacgaaggtTGTGGTACAACAACTTCCGGTCATAGTGGCGGTCACAGTAGCGCTAGGAAGGGAAGACAAAAACGAGGAGTCCTCCCTAAACAAGCCACCAGTATTATGCGGTCTTGGCTTTTCCAACACTTGGTT caTCCATATCCAACGGAAGATGAAAAACGACAAATTGCAAGCCAAACGAACCTAACGCTTCTTCAAGTTAATAACTGGTTCATTAATGCCAGGCGACGAATTTTACAACCGATGTTAGATGGTGCAGGAGCAGAGGCGATACCTCGTGCTGGCAAGCGACATAAAGTTGCTAAGCACGTCGCACAGCAACAGCAACCACAAAGCCAACAACAACAGTCAGGCTGGCAGTCGGAAGATTCAGGGAGTGATTCAGGTACCAGCGATGGCGAAATTGATGTCGATAGAACTAAGGATGGCAATGATAGCGACGAAGACGATCTTCACTGA
- the LOC124181343 gene encoding nicastrin isoform X1: protein MAAPISRGCILLFILINAACTERIKDMIYKPLEGVAACFRRHNGTNQFGCSSSRSGSVGVIHIIEDEAELVWLEKNGNAGPYTAVVPFSMFTRDTLIRLRNTENINGILLTYNSSIERPSHYSPDDTCPNRYAGFKQCDTEKPWNPWGSALLMEDWPFPMFYLKNQSQLNDVKTCFTTFNAHDRDSQSQRSLCALEMKSFMFSAVDSETCIRRSIPRLNFNPPLYCDPLGDRNIYWPLAALDNQTESVILVTARLDASTLFDTLAPGANSAITGLVTLIATAHYLHNMNPTVGKTNVVFSLFNGEAFDYIGSSRFVFDLKNGSFHSLGEKTLMFDQIRTVVELGQLGEGDIYLHSSNYENDSLITALIPKLSAKVLKDSVPPASIQSFLAESSTISATVIASHGVNFTNKYYHSILDDAESVNFTSSESGLAKSLDKIALELANQLFIIVTGTNTSSNGSGNIENLISKMLSCYLESANCSLFKSASAPGHQLPDQVLPLYVGVNRSLNYVTTYTGQLLALLTGTTLAEYNSSMCYENQSLWMAGLNFQGTCIRSAVNYSFATSPAFLIDGYDMKSGYYSTWTESVWQVLSMKMFLKPSVAAERLNVILGSLVAIASFIIVWFIQFRADLLFNQIERATSKLSVQECTQLETKRRLLIITSCNEKKLCTLA, encoded by the exons atggCAGCGCCTATATCCCGAGGATGCAttctattatttattcttataaaTGCCG cTTGCACTGAGAGGATCAAAGACATGATATACAAGCCTTTAGAAGGTGTTGCAGCTTGTTTTCGTCGCCACAATGGTACTAACCAATTTGGTTGTTCAT CAAGTCGATCAGGCAGTGTCGGCGTTATTCATATAATCGAGGATGAGGCCGAGCTCGtgtggttggaaaaaaatggcAATGCTGGACCATATACAGCTGTTGTACCATTTTCAATGTTCACCAGAGATACTTTAATTCGGTTACGGAACAcagaaaatataaatggaaTTCTGCTGACATATAATTCTAGTATAGAACGACCCTCACATTACTCCCCCGATGACACCTGTCCCAATAGATACGCAGGATTCAAACAGTGCGATACCGAGAAACCTTGGAATCCCTGGGGATCTGCATTGCTCATGGAAGACTGGCCATTCCCAATGTTTTATTTAAAG AATCAAAGTCAATTGAATGATGTCAAGACTTGTTTCACTACCTTCAATGCCCATGATCGTGATAGCCAAAGCCAACGATCACTCTGTGCCTTGGAAATGAAATCATTTATGTTCTCTGCTGTGGATTCGGAAACTTGTATACGACGAAGTATTCCAAGATTGAACTTTAATCCACCGCTATACTGTGACCCTCTGGGTGACAGAAATATATATTGGCCATTAGCAGCACTGGACAATCAAACAGAATCTGTGATCCTTGTAACAGCACGCTTGGATGCTTCAACTCTATTTGACACACTGGCACCAGGCGCTAATAGCGCAATCACAGGATTAGTTACACTCATCGCTACGGCACACTATTTGCATAATATGAATCCAACGGTCGGAA AAACGAACGTTGTATTTTCACTGTTCAATGGTGAAGCGTTTGACTACATAGGGTCTAGTCGATTTGTGTTCGACTTAAAAAACGGCAGTTTCCATTCATTGGGAGAGAAAACTTTAATGTTTGATCAAATTCGCACAGTTGTTGAGCTAGGCCAGCTTGGGGAAGGAGATATCTATCTGCATTCCAGCAATTATGAAAACGATTCACTAATAACTGCATTGATCCCAAAGTTATCTGCAAAAGTTTTAAAAGACAGCGTACCACCTGCATCAATCCAAAGTTTCCTGGCTGAAAGCTCTACTATTAGTGCAACAGTAATTGCAAGCCATGGggtaaattttacaaacaagTATTATCACAGTATTCTGGATGATGCAGAAAGTGTCAATTTCACGAg cTCTGAATCTGGTCTTGCCAAAAGCCTAGATAAAATTGCACTAGAGCTTGCTAATCAGTTATTTATCATTGTTACTGGGACAAATACATCTAGTAATGGTTCTGGAAATATCGAGAACCTCATCTCAAAAATGCTTTCTTGTTACCTGGAAAGCGCTAACTGTTCTTTATTCAAGTCAGCTTCTGCTCCTGGTCACCAATTGCCGGATCAAGTCCTGCCACTGTATGTTGGCGTTAACAGATCGCTAAATTATGTGACAACTTATACTGGACAGCTGTTGGCCTTATTGACAGGTACAACACTGGCTGAATATAATTCCAGTATGTGCTACGAAAACCAATCCCTTTGGATGGCAGGGCTTAATTTCCAAGGGACGTGCATCAGATCCGCAGTCAATTACAGCTTTGCAACAAGCCCAGCTTTCCTAATAGATG GATATGATATGAAATCCGGATATTATTCTACATGGACAGAATCCGTGTGGCAGGTACTAAGCATGAAGATGTTTCTGAAGCCCTCTGTGGCAGCAGAACGTTTGAACGTGATCCTTGGAAGTTTAGTTGCAATTGCTTCGTTTATCATAGTCTGGTTTATCCAGTTCCGTGCTGATCTTCTTTTCAATCAGAT TGAGCGAGCAACCAGTAAACTAAGTGTTCAAGAATGTACACaacttgaaacaaaaagaagacTGCTGATAATAACTTCatgtaacgaaaaaaagttatgCACACTCGCATAA
- the LOC124181343 gene encoding nicastrin isoform X2, with amino-acid sequence MAAPISRGCILLFILINAACTERIKDMIYKPLEGVAACFRRHNGTNQFGCSSSRSGSVGVIHIIEDEAELVWLEKNGNAGPYTAVVPFSMFTRDTLIRLRNTENINGILLTYNSSIERPSHYSPDDTCPNRYAGFKQCDTEKPWNPWGSALLMEDWPFPMFYLKNQSQLNDVKTCFTTFNAHDRDSQSQRSLCALEMKSFMFSAVDSETCIRRSIPRLNFNPPLYCDPLGDRNIYWPLAALDNQTESVILVTARLDASTLFDTLAPGANSAITGLVTLIATAHYLHNMNPTVGKTNVVFSLFNGEAFDYIGSSRFVFDLKNGSFHSLGEKTLMFDQIRTVVELGQLGEGDIYLHSSNYENDSLITALIPKLSAKVLKDSVPPASIQSFLAESSTISATVIASHGVNFTNKYYHSILDDAESVNFTSSESGLAKSLDKIALELANQLFIIVTGTNTSSNGSGNIENLISKMLSCYLESANCSLFKSASAPGHQLPDQVLPLYVGVNRSLNYVTTYTGQLLALLTGTTLAEYNSSMCYENQSLWMAGLNFQGTCIRSAVNYSFATSPAFLIDGYDMKSGYYSTWTESVWQVLSMKMFLKPSVAAERLNVILGSLVAIASFIIVWFIQFRADLLFNQISYDGVRTL; translated from the exons atggCAGCGCCTATATCCCGAGGATGCAttctattatttattcttataaaTGCCG cTTGCACTGAGAGGATCAAAGACATGATATACAAGCCTTTAGAAGGTGTTGCAGCTTGTTTTCGTCGCCACAATGGTACTAACCAATTTGGTTGTTCAT CAAGTCGATCAGGCAGTGTCGGCGTTATTCATATAATCGAGGATGAGGCCGAGCTCGtgtggttggaaaaaaatggcAATGCTGGACCATATACAGCTGTTGTACCATTTTCAATGTTCACCAGAGATACTTTAATTCGGTTACGGAACAcagaaaatataaatggaaTTCTGCTGACATATAATTCTAGTATAGAACGACCCTCACATTACTCCCCCGATGACACCTGTCCCAATAGATACGCAGGATTCAAACAGTGCGATACCGAGAAACCTTGGAATCCCTGGGGATCTGCATTGCTCATGGAAGACTGGCCATTCCCAATGTTTTATTTAAAG AATCAAAGTCAATTGAATGATGTCAAGACTTGTTTCACTACCTTCAATGCCCATGATCGTGATAGCCAAAGCCAACGATCACTCTGTGCCTTGGAAATGAAATCATTTATGTTCTCTGCTGTGGATTCGGAAACTTGTATACGACGAAGTATTCCAAGATTGAACTTTAATCCACCGCTATACTGTGACCCTCTGGGTGACAGAAATATATATTGGCCATTAGCAGCACTGGACAATCAAACAGAATCTGTGATCCTTGTAACAGCACGCTTGGATGCTTCAACTCTATTTGACACACTGGCACCAGGCGCTAATAGCGCAATCACAGGATTAGTTACACTCATCGCTACGGCACACTATTTGCATAATATGAATCCAACGGTCGGAA AAACGAACGTTGTATTTTCACTGTTCAATGGTGAAGCGTTTGACTACATAGGGTCTAGTCGATTTGTGTTCGACTTAAAAAACGGCAGTTTCCATTCATTGGGAGAGAAAACTTTAATGTTTGATCAAATTCGCACAGTTGTTGAGCTAGGCCAGCTTGGGGAAGGAGATATCTATCTGCATTCCAGCAATTATGAAAACGATTCACTAATAACTGCATTGATCCCAAAGTTATCTGCAAAAGTTTTAAAAGACAGCGTACCACCTGCATCAATCCAAAGTTTCCTGGCTGAAAGCTCTACTATTAGTGCAACAGTAATTGCAAGCCATGGggtaaattttacaaacaagTATTATCACAGTATTCTGGATGATGCAGAAAGTGTCAATTTCACGAg cTCTGAATCTGGTCTTGCCAAAAGCCTAGATAAAATTGCACTAGAGCTTGCTAATCAGTTATTTATCATTGTTACTGGGACAAATACATCTAGTAATGGTTCTGGAAATATCGAGAACCTCATCTCAAAAATGCTTTCTTGTTACCTGGAAAGCGCTAACTGTTCTTTATTCAAGTCAGCTTCTGCTCCTGGTCACCAATTGCCGGATCAAGTCCTGCCACTGTATGTTGGCGTTAACAGATCGCTAAATTATGTGACAACTTATACTGGACAGCTGTTGGCCTTATTGACAGGTACAACACTGGCTGAATATAATTCCAGTATGTGCTACGAAAACCAATCCCTTTGGATGGCAGGGCTTAATTTCCAAGGGACGTGCATCAGATCCGCAGTCAATTACAGCTTTGCAACAAGCCCAGCTTTCCTAATAGATG GATATGATATGAAATCCGGATATTATTCTACATGGACAGAATCCGTGTGGCAGGTACTAAGCATGAAGATGTTTCTGAAGCCCTCTGTGGCAGCAGAACGTTTGAACGTGATCCTTGGAAGTTTAGTTGCAATTGCTTCGTTTATCATAGTCTGGTTTATCCAGTTCCGTGCTGATCTTCTTTTCAATCAGAT ATCATATGATGGGGTGAGaacactttga
- the LOC124181343 gene encoding nicastrin isoform X3 — translation MAAPISRGCILLFILINAACTERIKDMIYKPLEGVAACFRRHNGTNQFGCSSSRSGSVGVIHIIEDEAELVWLEKNGNAGPYTAVVPFSMFTRDTLIRLRNTENINGILLTYNSSIERPSHYSPDDTCPNRYAGFKQCDTEKPWNPWGSALLMEDWPFPMFYLKNQSQLNDVKTCFTTFNAHDRDSQSQRSLCALEMKSFMFSAVDSETCIRRSIPRLNFNPPLYCDPLGDRNIYWPLAALDNQTESVILVTARLDASTLFDTLAPGANSAITGLVTLIATAHYLHNMNPTVGKTNVVFSLFNGEAFDYIGSSRFVFDLKNGSFHSLGEKTLMFDQIRTVVELGQLGEGDIYLHSSNYENDSLITALIPKLSAKVLKDSVPPASIQSFLAESSTISATVIASHGVNFTNKYYHSILDDAESVNFTSSESGLAKSLDKIALELANQLFIIVTGTNTSSNGSGNIENLISKMLSCYLESANCSLFKSASAPGHQLPDQVLPLYVGVNRSLNYVTTYTGQLLALLTGTTLAEYNSSMCYENQSLWMAGLNFQGTCIRSAVNYSFATSPAFLIDGYDMKSGYYSTWTESVWQVLSMKMFLKPSVAAERLNVILGSLVAIASFIIVWFIQFRADLLFNQIGTADC, via the exons atggCAGCGCCTATATCCCGAGGATGCAttctattatttattcttataaaTGCCG cTTGCACTGAGAGGATCAAAGACATGATATACAAGCCTTTAGAAGGTGTTGCAGCTTGTTTTCGTCGCCACAATGGTACTAACCAATTTGGTTGTTCAT CAAGTCGATCAGGCAGTGTCGGCGTTATTCATATAATCGAGGATGAGGCCGAGCTCGtgtggttggaaaaaaatggcAATGCTGGACCATATACAGCTGTTGTACCATTTTCAATGTTCACCAGAGATACTTTAATTCGGTTACGGAACAcagaaaatataaatggaaTTCTGCTGACATATAATTCTAGTATAGAACGACCCTCACATTACTCCCCCGATGACACCTGTCCCAATAGATACGCAGGATTCAAACAGTGCGATACCGAGAAACCTTGGAATCCCTGGGGATCTGCATTGCTCATGGAAGACTGGCCATTCCCAATGTTTTATTTAAAG AATCAAAGTCAATTGAATGATGTCAAGACTTGTTTCACTACCTTCAATGCCCATGATCGTGATAGCCAAAGCCAACGATCACTCTGTGCCTTGGAAATGAAATCATTTATGTTCTCTGCTGTGGATTCGGAAACTTGTATACGACGAAGTATTCCAAGATTGAACTTTAATCCACCGCTATACTGTGACCCTCTGGGTGACAGAAATATATATTGGCCATTAGCAGCACTGGACAATCAAACAGAATCTGTGATCCTTGTAACAGCACGCTTGGATGCTTCAACTCTATTTGACACACTGGCACCAGGCGCTAATAGCGCAATCACAGGATTAGTTACACTCATCGCTACGGCACACTATTTGCATAATATGAATCCAACGGTCGGAA AAACGAACGTTGTATTTTCACTGTTCAATGGTGAAGCGTTTGACTACATAGGGTCTAGTCGATTTGTGTTCGACTTAAAAAACGGCAGTTTCCATTCATTGGGAGAGAAAACTTTAATGTTTGATCAAATTCGCACAGTTGTTGAGCTAGGCCAGCTTGGGGAAGGAGATATCTATCTGCATTCCAGCAATTATGAAAACGATTCACTAATAACTGCATTGATCCCAAAGTTATCTGCAAAAGTTTTAAAAGACAGCGTACCACCTGCATCAATCCAAAGTTTCCTGGCTGAAAGCTCTACTATTAGTGCAACAGTAATTGCAAGCCATGGggtaaattttacaaacaagTATTATCACAGTATTCTGGATGATGCAGAAAGTGTCAATTTCACGAg cTCTGAATCTGGTCTTGCCAAAAGCCTAGATAAAATTGCACTAGAGCTTGCTAATCAGTTATTTATCATTGTTACTGGGACAAATACATCTAGTAATGGTTCTGGAAATATCGAGAACCTCATCTCAAAAATGCTTTCTTGTTACCTGGAAAGCGCTAACTGTTCTTTATTCAAGTCAGCTTCTGCTCCTGGTCACCAATTGCCGGATCAAGTCCTGCCACTGTATGTTGGCGTTAACAGATCGCTAAATTATGTGACAACTTATACTGGACAGCTGTTGGCCTTATTGACAGGTACAACACTGGCTGAATATAATTCCAGTATGTGCTACGAAAACCAATCCCTTTGGATGGCAGGGCTTAATTTCCAAGGGACGTGCATCAGATCCGCAGTCAATTACAGCTTTGCAACAAGCCCAGCTTTCCTAATAGATG GATATGATATGAAATCCGGATATTATTCTACATGGACAGAATCCGTGTGGCAGGTACTAAGCATGAAGATGTTTCTGAAGCCCTCTGTGGCAGCAGAACGTTTGAACGTGATCCTTGGAAGTTTAGTTGCAATTGCTTCGTTTATCATAGTCTGGTTTATCCAGTTCCGTGCTGATCTTCTTTTCAATCAGAT CGGAACTGCGGATTGCTAG
- the LOC124181346 gene encoding ER membrane protein complex subunit 7 isoform X2, with the protein MLIKMAFLTRLVSLLLIICQISSVIGENDEEVSTDRYVIEGKVFPPENAILTGWQLMTHVMANGGEHLGYLREDGSFTISNVPSGSYIIEVVNPNYAYEPVRVEINSKGKFRARKVNLIQTSQVIQVPYPLKMRPFAPFRYFQLREQWRVTDFLFNPMVLMMILPLLLIMVLPKIMNDPETRKEMEQLNSLTKYDMPEMSEMITTFFAGEEKQKSKAVKAAKKRQ; encoded by the exons ATGTTGATCAAAATGGCGTTCTTAACAAGATTAGTATCTCTGCTTTTgataatttgtcaaattaGCAGTGTAATTGGTGAAAATGACGAAGAAGTTTCGACTGACAGATACGTAATCGAAGGGAAAGTTTTCCCTCCTGAAAATGCAATCCTTACCGGATGGCAACTCATGACTCACGTCATGGCTAACGGGGGGGAACATCTTGGATATCTTAG GGAGGATGGTTCATTCACAATTTCGAATGTCCCATCGGGTTCCTACATCATCGAAGTTGTAAACCCGAACTATGCTTATGAGCCTGTACGAGTTGAAATCAATTCCAAGGGAAAGTTCAGAGCTCGGAAAGTGAATTTAATTCAAACTTCACAAGTTATTCAAGTTCCATATCCTTTGAAAATGAGACCATTTGCTCCGTTCCGATATTTCCAACTTAGAGAACAGTGGAGAGTAacagattttttgtttaatcCAATG GTCCTCATGATGATACTGCCTCTTTTATTAATAATGGTACTACCAAAAATAATGAATGATCCAGAAACACGAAAG GAAATGGAGCAATTGAATAGCTTGACTAAATATGATATGCCTGAAATGTCAGAAATGATAACGACTTTCTTTGCTGgagaagagaaacaaaaatcgaaagcAGTGAAAGCAGCTAAGAAGAGACAATAG
- the LOC124181346 gene encoding ER membrane protein complex subunit 7 homolog isoform X1: protein MLIKMAFLTRLVSLLLIICQISSVIGENDEEVSTDRYVIEGKVFPPENAILTGWQLMTHVMANGGEHLGYLREDGSFTISNVPSGSYIIEVVNPNYAYEPVRVEINSKGKFRARKVNLIQTSQVIQVPYPLKMRPFAPFRYFQLREQWRVTDFLFNPMVLMMILPLLLIMVLPKIMNDPETRKIAGTRSFQEMEQLNSLTKYDMPEMSEMITTFFAGEEKQKSKAVKAAKKRQ, encoded by the exons ATGTTGATCAAAATGGCGTTCTTAACAAGATTAGTATCTCTGCTTTTgataatttgtcaaattaGCAGTGTAATTGGTGAAAATGACGAAGAAGTTTCGACTGACAGATACGTAATCGAAGGGAAAGTTTTCCCTCCTGAAAATGCAATCCTTACCGGATGGCAACTCATGACTCACGTCATGGCTAACGGGGGGGAACATCTTGGATATCTTAG GGAGGATGGTTCATTCACAATTTCGAATGTCCCATCGGGTTCCTACATCATCGAAGTTGTAAACCCGAACTATGCTTATGAGCCTGTACGAGTTGAAATCAATTCCAAGGGAAAGTTCAGAGCTCGGAAAGTGAATTTAATTCAAACTTCACAAGTTATTCAAGTTCCATATCCTTTGAAAATGAGACCATTTGCTCCGTTCCGATATTTCCAACTTAGAGAACAGTGGAGAGTAacagattttttgtttaatcCAATG GTCCTCATGATGATACTGCCTCTTTTATTAATAATGGTACTACCAAAAATAATGAATGATCCAGAAACACGAAAG ATTGCCGGTACTCGTTCATTTCAGGAAATGGAGCAATTGAATAGCTTGACTAAATATGATATGCCTGAAATGTCAGAAATGATAACGACTTTCTTTGCTGgagaagagaaacaaaaatcgaaagcAGTGAAAGCAGCTAAGAAGAGACAATAG